The following proteins are encoded in a genomic region of Maylandia zebra isolate NMK-2024a linkage group LG1, Mzebra_GT3a, whole genome shotgun sequence:
- the arl14ep gene encoding ARL14 effector protein, protein MPVICAATGCNNKFVKGSEIRFYRFPLSKPQLASKWVHSLGMKNFIPTANTCLCSEHFRPDCFRDYNGKQFLREDAVPTIFTQGQDSSKIELRKRGVILKETNVANQMTTQADRDRAKEAALRRDKRGGMRGGRGGRGAKQLSDRQNVGAKNKVYDNKGRLLSNGKDLCDCLDVDCMGCFYPCPECGSRRCGIECRCDRKWLYEQMEVEGGEIIRNKFAI, encoded by the exons ATGCCCGTTATATGTGCGGCAACAGGATGCAACAATAAGTTTGTCAAAGGGTCGGAAATAAGATTTTACAG GTTTCCTCTTAGCAAGCCTCAACTCGCCAGCAAATGGGTGCACAGCCTTGGGATGAAGAACTTCATCCCAACTGCCAACACTTGCCTCTGTTCGGAGCACTTTAGGCCAGACTGCTTCAGAGACTACAATGGCAAACAGTTTCTCCGAGAGGATGCGGTGCCCACCATATTCACCCAAGGACAGGATTCCTCAAAG ATTGAACTGCGTAAAAGAGGAGTAATCCTGAAGGAGACAAATGTCGCAAATCAGATGACGACACAAGCGGACAGAGACAGAGCAAAAGAAGCTGCTCTTCGCAGAGACAAAAGAGGAGGAATGAGG GGTGGACGAGGTGGCCGTGGAGCGAAACAGCTGTCAGACAG GCAGAATGTTGGAGCCAAAAACAAAGTGTACGACAACAAAGGGCGACTGCTCTCCAATGGCAAGGACTTGTGTGACTGTTTGGATGTGGACTGCATGGGCTGCTTCTACCCGTGCCCTGAATGTGGATCTCGCAGGTGTGGCATTGAGTGCCGCTGTGACAGGAAGTGGCTTTACGAGCAGATGGAAGTGGAAGGTGGCGAAATCATCCGGAACAAGTTCGCCATTTAG
- the nr1h3 gene encoding oxysterols receptor LXR-alpha, whose translation MSTLSVTDIPDVGHDESKVFDGASELQLDCMVEESSGSTTMKHDGLLSLTDLSHPDDFPVPPHNGPSLAEMSSPLPVEPNDIKLDPAAGDTSASTDGQPVKRKKGPAPKMLGNEVCSVCGDKASGFHYNVLSCEGCKGFFRRSVIKSAQYSCKNNGRCEMDMYMRRKCQQCRLRKCREAGMLEQCVLSEEQIRLKKLKKQQEEETARTSTVVTPTPPQEAATLDPQQQEMIQKLVAMQKQCNKRSFLDRPKVTPWPQSQDLQNREVRQQRFAHFTELAIMSVQEIVDFAKQLPGFLELTREDQIALLKTSTIEIMLLETSRRYNPAIDSITFLKDFSYNKEDFAKAGLQFEFINPIFEFSKGMNDLHLDEAEYALLIAINIFSADRPNVQDHDLVERLQQPYVDALRSYIMIKRPNDHLMFPRMLMKLVSLRTLSSVHSEQVFALRLQDKKLPPLLSEIWDVNE comes from the exons ATGTCCACGCTGTCTGTGACTGATATCCCAGATGTTGGTCATG ATGAGAGTAAGGTGTTTGATGGGGCctctgagctgcagctggactgcATGGTTGAGGAAAGCAGTGGAAGTACCACAATGAAGCATGATGGCCTGCTGTCACTGACTGACCTCTCCCACCCAGACGATTTCCCCGTCCCCCCTCATAATGGCCCCTCGCTGGCTGAGATGAGCAGCCCTCTGCCAGTAGAACCAAATGACATTAAGCTGGATCCAGCTGCAGGTGACACATCTGCAAGCACAG ATGGTCAGCCAGTGAAAAGAAAGAAGGGGCCTGCTCCAAAGATGCTGGGCAACGAGGTGTGCAGTGTCTGTGGCGACAAGGCCTCTGGTTTCCACTACAACGTGTTGAGCTGTGAGGGCTGCAAGGGCTTCTTTCGGCGCAGCGTCATTAAAAGTGCCCAGTACTCCTGCAAAAACAATGGTCGTTGCGAAATGGACATGTACATGCGCCGCAAGTGCCAGCAGTGCCGCCTGCGCAAGTGTCGGGAGGCGGGGATGCTGGAGCAGT GTGTGCTTTCTGAGGAGCAAATTAGactgaaaaagctgaagaagcagcaggaggaggaaacgGCCCGCACGTCCACGGTGGTCACACCCACCCCTCCTCAGGAAGCAGCCACACTGGATCCACAGCAGCAGGAGATGATTCAGAAGCTGGTGGCTATGCAGAAGCAATGCAACAAGAGGTCTTTCCTTGACCGACCAAAAGTGACG CCTTGGCCACAGAGTCAGGATTTGCAGAATCGAGAAGTGCGGCAGCAGCGGTTCGCTCACTTCACTGAGCTGGCAATCATGTCAGTCCAAGAGATTGTGGATTTTGCTAAGCAGCTTCCTGGTTTCCTTGAGCTCACAAGAGAAGACCAGATTGCTCTACTGAAGACATCTACTATTGAG ATTATGCTGCTTGAGACGTCTCGGCGATACAATCCTGCCATTGACAGCATTACATTTCTGAAGGACTTCAGTTACAATAAGGAGGATTTCGCCAAAGCAG GGCTTCAGTTTGAGTTCATCAACCCCATCTTTGAGTTTTCAAAAGGAATGAATGACCTGCACCTGGACGAGGCCGAATATGCTCTGCTCATTGCTATCAACATCTTTTCTGCGG ATCGGCCAAATGTGCAAGATCATGATCTGGTGGAGCGGCTGCAACAGCCCTATGTGGATGCACTGCGCTCTTATATCATGATTAAGAGACCAAAT GATCACTTGATGTTCCCCCGCATGCTGATGAAGCTGGTGAGCCTTCGTACACTAAGCAGCGTCCACTCGGAGCAGGTTTTTGCCCTTCGCCTCCAGGACAAGAAGCTTCCCCCACTACTATCTGAAATCTGGGACGTCAATGAGTGA